A region of the Candidatus Hydrogenedentota bacterium genome:
TCAGGCGCGACCGGGGATGGTGTTTGCCGCAGTACTGGCACATGCTCAGGTCGCGGTCGTAGATGCTTTGCCTCGAAAAAGGCACTTCCCGGCGGATAAACCCGTTAAAGGCGTTGAGAAGCACGACTTCGGGAATGCGGATGCGCAACGTGGGCGTGTGCACATAGCGGCCGCCCAGTCCGTTCTGGGACAGCACCAGCCAGTCGTCAAATCCGTGGAGACTGTAAGCGGTGGGGTGAACGGCCCGCGCCGTCCCCGCGTAAAGCAGACTGAGAGCGCGACGCGCCGGCGTGACGTGTATGGCGATCCACGACCGGTTCAACACCAGCACGTTACCGTTCAGCAAGTTGCCGTTCAGTCCGTAATTCATCAGTGGCCCCACAATCGCCCTGACAGGGGCAAATACTAACGTCAAGTATAGGCGCGGCACAATATCGTGTCAAACCTGAGGTGTGGGGATTGTGGGATGGTTCTTGGCGGTATACGCCCTCCTGTTATTGGGCCACGTTCTCCACGCGGGCGCCATTCGCTCTTGCAGTTTCTATGTCCATTAGCACCTGGTGCACGATGATGTCGGCCATGGCTTCGAAATCAGATGGGGTGTCCCTGAGAAAAGCCTCGATGTTTTCTGCGTAGACCACTTTGTTCTCGAAAACGCGCTTCACGCTCAGAGATAGTAGACGAACGCGTCTACACACTTCGCCAACGCGGTGTTTCCTGAGGAGCGTGAAGATGCCCTTATCATTCGAGGTCGATGGCCCAACAGCGATATAGGGCTTGCGGTGGACCAGACTTTCGTTGAAAACTCCTGCCGAAGGCCGGGCGGCCACACAATCGGCTATGGCGAGGAAATCATCAAAGTCCTGCGTGTAGCCAAACGGAAATAGGCGAATGGCTGCCGTTTGTCCTGCCAATCGTTGGAT
Encoded here:
- a CDS encoding HNH endonuclease; this encodes MNYGLNGNLLNGNVLVLNRSWIAIHVTPARRALSLLYAGTARAVHPTAYSLHGFDDWLVLSQNGLGGRYVHTPTLRIRIPEVVLLNAFNGFIRREVPFSRQSIYDRDLSMCQYCGKHHPRSRLTIDHVIPQSRGGLDTWDNLVVACLKCNVKKGNRTPEEARMPLLRRPRKPAWLPHLGTRLPEDLLEVWGRFIEIPA